Proteins co-encoded in one Arachis hypogaea cultivar Tifrunner chromosome 13, arahy.Tifrunner.gnm2.J5K5, whole genome shotgun sequence genomic window:
- the LOC112771544 gene encoding HVA22-like protein c — translation MATLAHLRMRLFSAKARKKSVFPLLCSSLPHMGASGNNLLQVLFRNFDVLALPFVTLVYPLHASIRAIETRSHTHYQQWLTYWVLYSLMTLFEITFAKVLQLLPIWPYAKLIFSCWLVLPQFNGAATVYGNYIRPFYMNPQIRVPQASQMWYFPRKNNIFNQPDDVLTAAQRYMNQHGTEAFQRLITKNERVARARRNRNHVIYDDDYKY, via the exons ATGGCAACTTTGGCGCACTTGAGAATGAGATTATTTTCCGCGAAAGCACGCAAGAAATCAGTCTTTCCCCTTCTCTGTTCCTCACTTCCACACATGGGTGCTTCTGGAAACAACCTTCTCCAAGTTCTCTTCAGGAACTTCGATGTTCTTGCTCT CCCCTTCGTCACCCTTGTTTACCCCTT ACATGCTTCCATTAGGGCCATAGAGACAAGGTCTCATACTCATTATCAACAATGGCTTACCTACTGGGTTCTTTACTCTTTGATGACCCTCTTTGAGATCACATTTGCCAAAGTTCTTCAACT GCTTCCCATTTGGCCGTATGCTAAGTTGATATTCAGTTGCTGGTTGGTTCTGCCTCAGTTCAACGGCGCAGCAACTGTTTATGGAAATTACATAAGGCCCTTCTACATGAACCCGCAAATCCGAGTCCCTCAAGCTTCTCAAATGTGGTATTTCCCGCGCAAGAACAACATATTCAACCAACCAGATGATGTTCTAACCGCTGCTCAGAGATACATGAATCAGCATGGTACAGAAGCATTTCAAAGACTTATAACCAAG AATGAGAGAGTAGCCAGAGCAAGGAGGAACCGAAACCATGTGATCTATGATGATGACTACAAGTATTGA